The Desulfomicrobium escambiense DSM 10707 genome includes a region encoding these proteins:
- a CDS encoding phosphotransferase gives MHDANLRDTAALWGLTFEAILPGIPIQGSPERCLDRMVIRTDAGPFLLEELSPESVPRKTVLASRLAHLAGAGLAVAAPVPGRDGRHVQPRNGKFWQLSPYVPGIELDRDTYWRDAWRGEALASYLADMRRAACGMNLDEPPFDMAAYARRIETDTRRLHPRVHDRLARIFTALHLGLAECGHLPAVFSHGDPHPLNVIWGENRILAAIDWEFCGPKCALYDMALVLGCVGSEGEGALVGPFVQAFLETLRSEGLLGKEMEAHLPTWVLALRTAWLAEWLRRGDTEAAEFEVFYMEILAQPLLRKTPGSWP, from the coding sequence GTGCATGACGCGAACCTGCGGGACACGGCAGCCCTGTGGGGACTGACGTTCGAGGCGATCCTGCCGGGCATCCCGATCCAGGGCAGCCCGGAACGCTGTCTGGACCGGATGGTGATCCGCACGGATGCAGGCCCCTTCCTGCTTGAAGAGTTGAGCCCGGAGTCCGTCCCGCGCAAGACCGTCCTGGCAAGTCGCCTGGCCCATCTGGCCGGCGCGGGTCTGGCCGTGGCCGCACCCGTGCCCGGACGGGACGGGCGGCACGTGCAGCCCCGGAACGGTAAATTCTGGCAGCTGTCCCCGTATGTGCCGGGCATCGAACTCGACCGGGACACGTACTGGCGCGACGCCTGGCGCGGCGAAGCCCTGGCCAGCTATCTGGCAGACATGCGTCGCGCCGCCTGCGGAATGAATCTGGATGAACCGCCCTTCGACATGGCCGCCTACGCCCGCCGCATCGAGACCGACACCCGCCGCCTGCACCCGCGGGTCCACGATCGTCTGGCCCGGATCTTCACGGCGCTCCACCTCGGATTGGCCGAATGCGGCCATCTGCCGGCCGTCTTCAGCCACGGCGACCCCCATCCCCTGAACGTCATCTGGGGGGAGAACCGGATCCTGGCGGCCATCGACTGGGAATTCTGCGGTCCCAAGTGCGCCCTCTACGACATGGCCCTGGTCCTGGGCTGCGTAGGCAGCGAGGGCGAAGGGGCGCTCGTAGGCCCATTTGTCCAGGCCTTTCTGGAAACGCTGCGATCAGAAGGCCTGCTCGGCAAAGAGATGGAAGCCCACCTGCCCACGTGGGTTCTTGCCCTGCGGACCGCCTGGCTGGCCGAGTGGCTGCGGCGCGGAGATACGGAGGCGGCGGAGTTCGAGGTCTTCTACATGGAGATTCTGGCACAGCCACTCTTGAGGAAAACGCCTGGATCGTGGCCATGA
- a CDS encoding CBS domain-containing protein, with amino-acid sequence MFQVKNIMTKDVFTLNQHDSLSAAKDLMSLARIRHIPIVDADGHFAGLLTHRDILAATISELAGIDRETQDEIEAGIPITEIMQTDVVTVSPDLSLKEAARLLLEEKYGCLPVVCDATLCGIITEADFLRLTIDLMDAVEPEE; translated from the coding sequence ATGTTCCAGGTGAAAAATATCATGACCAAGGACGTCTTCACCCTCAACCAGCACGACAGCCTGAGCGCGGCCAAGGACCTCATGAGCCTGGCCCGCATCCGGCACATCCCCATCGTCGACGCCGACGGTCACTTCGCGGGCCTGCTGACCCACCGCGACATCCTGGCCGCGACCATCTCCGAACTAGCCGGCATCGACCGCGAGACCCAGGACGAGATCGAGGCCGGCATCCCCATCACGGAGATCATGCAGACCGACGTGGTCACGGTCAGCCCCGACCTGTCCCTCAAGGAGGCGGCCAGGCTCCTGCTGGAGGAGAAATACGGCTGCCTGCCGGTGGTCTGCGACGCCACCCTGTGCGGCATCATCACCGAGGCGGACTTCCTGCGCCTGACCATCGATCTCATGGACGCCGTCGAGCCCGAAGAGTGA
- a CDS encoding acyl carrier protein: MSNIETITAAINGILADILDLDPELITPETYVVRDLRAESIDLLEIGVAIQHRLDMEVDDDTLFLKNMRKVLARAAKAGTAPEAALADEYPHLDSARIAEIVTDRETGPVIKVRDLIAYAADRAGDRED, from the coding sequence ATGAGCAATATCGAAACCATCACGGCTGCCATCAACGGAATTCTGGCCGACATCCTCGATCTGGACCCGGAGCTGATCACCCCCGAAACGTACGTTGTCCGAGACCTGCGGGCAGAGTCCATCGATCTGCTCGAGATAGGCGTGGCCATCCAGCACCGCCTGGATATGGAGGTCGATGACGACACGCTGTTCCTCAAGAACATGCGCAAGGTCCTGGCCCGCGCGGCCAAGGCTGGAACTGCCCCGGAGGCTGCCTTGGCCGACGAGTACCCGCACCTGGACTCTGCCCGCATCGCCGAAATCGTGACCGACCGCGAGACCGGCCCGGTGATCAAGGTCCGCGACCTGATCGCCTACGCCGCCGACCGCGCCGGGGATCGGGAGGACTGA
- a CDS encoding SDR family NAD(P)-dependent oxidoreductase codes for MRLSFRGRTALILGGGSDMGLALAALLRDEGLAVIPTHASETGREAVARRFPDLASPRLELGDHDFGALQPVLDAGVDYLVDLAQGDLEGLAAAAGDEAEGYLEAHVSGRLRLLRAVTRSMLPRRFGRLVFVSSTAAALPAPGQAFYGAAKRAAEGLYQSLGLELGSRGVTSVSLRLGLVDAGRGKRFLDADDRRQTLGGKVVSLEQAASTLLFLMSDQALALTCTTITMDAGLTAQKYL; via the coding sequence GTGAGGCTCTCCTTTCGCGGCCGCACGGCCCTCATCCTCGGCGGGGGGAGCGACATGGGCCTGGCCCTGGCCGCCCTGCTGCGTGACGAAGGGCTGGCCGTGATCCCGACCCACGCATCGGAGACGGGACGCGAGGCCGTAGCCCGGCGCTTCCCGGACTTGGCAAGCCCCCGTCTGGAGCTGGGAGATCATGATTTCGGGGCCCTGCAGCCCGTCCTCGACGCCGGCGTCGACTACCTCGTGGACCTGGCCCAGGGCGACCTCGAAGGCCTGGCCGCAGCCGCGGGCGACGAGGCCGAGGGCTATCTCGAAGCCCATGTTTCCGGCCGTCTGCGCCTGCTGCGTGCCGTGACCAGATCCATGCTCCCCCGCCGCTTCGGGCGGCTCGTCTTCGTCTCTTCCACCGCCGCGGCCTTGCCCGCGCCGGGCCAGGCCTTCTACGGCGCGGCCAAACGCGCGGCCGAGGGGTTGTACCAGAGCCTGGGGCTGGAGCTGGGTTCGCGCGGCGTGACCTCCGTCAGCCTGCGCCTGGGCCTCGTCGACGCCGGCCGGGGGAAGCGCTTCCTGGACGCCGACGACAGACGGCAGACGCTCGGCGGCAAGGTCGTGAGCCTGGAGCAGGCCGCCTCAACCCTTCTTTTTCTCATGTCGGACCAGGCCCTCGCCCTGACCTGCACAACCATCACCATGGACGCCGGACTGACGGCGCAGAAATACCTATGA
- the mgtE gene encoding magnesium transporter yields the protein MNAKKNSDPIPPDYSSVQWVAASLDSQHPADTADELENLSLAEQLEYIREMDVEDASESITEMERHERNLLMSRLSPSFAAAILEAMSPDDAADILEDLDDDVRVRIFKKLEREDAEEISDLLQFDPDSAGGVMNTEILALDQSMNAQQAINLIRERVEETEIPYYAYIVDEYRHLKGVVSLRDLLLSPGRTLLKDLLGDQNLIYVPFDTDKEEVARLISRYNFLALPVVDHEQRLLGMVTVDDVIDIIQDEASEDMQSMVGAGRDETVDSPWTYSLRMRLPWLVMNVLNSAISAFVVHLFEGTIAQMALLAALMPIVANQAGNTGQQALAVMIRQLAMERFNRKKSWVAVLREAKIGTANGLIVGMLVFAGLFFWTGNLGLASVMAVALGLDMLIGAVAGASIPLVLKEIGRDPAQASSIFLTTLTDSLGFFTFLGLAAMFLF from the coding sequence ATGAATGCAAAGAAAAATTCCGATCCGATCCCGCCGGACTATTCGTCCGTACAGTGGGTTGCCGCCTCCCTGGACAGCCAGCATCCGGCCGACACGGCCGACGAGCTGGAAAACCTGTCCCTGGCCGAGCAGCTCGAGTATATCCGGGAGATGGACGTGGAGGACGCCTCCGAGTCCATCACGGAGATGGAGCGCCACGAGCGCAACCTGCTCATGAGCCGCCTCTCGCCGTCCTTCGCCGCGGCCATCCTGGAGGCCATGTCCCCGGACGACGCCGCGGACATCCTCGAAGACCTCGACGACGACGTCCGGGTCCGCATCTTCAAGAAGCTCGAGCGCGAGGACGCCGAGGAGATCTCCGACCTGCTCCAGTTCGACCCGGATTCGGCCGGCGGCGTCATGAACACGGAGATCCTGGCCCTGGATCAGTCCATGAACGCCCAGCAGGCCATCAATCTCATCCGCGAGCGCGTGGAGGAGACGGAGATCCCCTATTACGCCTACATCGTCGACGAGTACCGGCACCTCAAGGGCGTGGTCTCCCTGCGCGACCTGCTGCTGAGCCCCGGCCGCACGCTGCTCAAGGATCTCCTGGGCGACCAGAACCTCATCTACGTCCCCTTCGACACGGACAAGGAGGAGGTGGCCCGCCTCATCAGCCGCTACAACTTCCTGGCCCTGCCCGTCGTCGACCACGAGCAGCGGCTGCTGGGCATGGTCACCGTCGACGACGTCATCGACATCATCCAGGACGAGGCCAGCGAGGACATGCAGTCCATGGTCGGCGCCGGTCGGGACGAGACCGTGGACTCGCCCTGGACCTACTCCCTGCGCATGCGTCTGCCCTGGCTGGTCATGAACGTCCTCAACTCGGCCATTTCGGCCTTCGTCGTGCACCTCTTCGAAGGGACCATCGCCCAGATGGCTCTCCTGGCCGCCCTCATGCCCATCGTGGCCAACCAGGCCGGCAACACGGGCCAGCAGGCTCTGGCCGTCATGATCCGGCAGCTGGCCATGGAGCGGTTCAACCGCAAGAAGAGCTGGGTGGCCGTGCTGCGCGAGGCCAAGATCGGCACGGCCAACGGCCTCATAGTCGGCATGCTCGTTTTCGCCGGCCTGTTCTTCTGGACCGGCAACCTCGGGCTGGCCTCGGTCATGGCCGTGGCCCTGGGCCTGGACATGCTCATCGGCGCCGTGGCCGGCGCCTCCATCCCCCTCGTGCTCAAGGAGATCGGCCGCGACCCGGCCCAGGCCTCGAGCATCTTCCTGACCACCCTCACCGACAGCCTCGGGTTCTTCACGTTTCTGGGCCTTGCGGCCATGTTCCTGTTCTGA
- the bioD gene encoding dethiobiotin synthase, whose protein sequence is MTRPGKIIFITGTDTDVGKTVLSLLIMRALAGRDAVYLKPVQTGCTDPDADSDPAFLHRHLPEGLPGGMSPADCIHSLRPLPKAPLFAGEPVDFEALQRFIEGRTACHDIVVVEGAGGVLVPVTAQKNMLDLAIACRAAILVAARAGLGTINHTLLTFEAIAARGAECLGAILLDPTDAVPGPDRTENITAIESFSGRRVHGVIGRIDDLRHPDPHHLALLGNVLVPFAN, encoded by the coding sequence ATGACACGGCCCGGAAAAATCATCTTCATAACCGGCACGGACACGGACGTCGGCAAGACCGTACTGAGCCTCCTGATCATGCGCGCCCTGGCGGGCCGCGACGCCGTGTACCTCAAACCCGTGCAGACGGGCTGCACCGACCCGGATGCGGATTCCGACCCGGCCTTCCTGCACCGCCACCTGCCGGAAGGACTGCCCGGCGGCATGAGTCCCGCGGACTGCATCCACAGCCTCCGCCCCCTGCCCAAGGCCCCCCTCTTCGCAGGCGAACCCGTGGATTTCGAGGCGCTGCAGAGATTCATCGAAGGCCGCACTGCCTGCCACGACATCGTGGTGGTCGAGGGCGCGGGCGGCGTGCTCGTGCCGGTCACTGCGCAAAAGAACATGCTCGATCTGGCCATCGCCTGCCGGGCCGCAATCCTCGTCGCGGCCAGGGCGGGCCTCGGCACCATCAACCACACCCTGCTGACCTTCGAAGCCATCGCCGCGCGGGGTGCGGAATGCCTGGGCGCAATCCTCCTTGACCCGACCGACGCAGTGCCCGGACCCGACCGGACCGAAAACATCACGGCCATCGAATCCTTCTCCGGCCGTCGCGTGCACGGAGTGATCGGACGCATCGACGACCTGCGGCATCCGGACCCGCATCACCTCGCCCTTCTCGGGAATGTGCTGGTTCCCTTCGCGAACTGA
- a CDS encoding beta-ketoacyl-[acyl-carrier-protein] synthase family protein produces MARRVVITASGFILPLGSTPGEVLAALDSPHGPFERWAADRHVSVCPVAGFDLRSYVGRCKNARYLTRGQQLCLAAAVRAVSEADLGPQHLDSAGLFLGLGPNLQAVPREDKALWLLDCLPNTLAATLAEQLGLHGENLTIMTACAGSTQALGQAFRTVAAGLADVALAGGGDSRLSVEGVRAYRQAGVLATDFVRPEEACRPFDRNRSGFAIGEGAAMFVLESLDHATARGARILAEVVGASSSLDGGSLTGPDPAGMAAARAVRLCLEKLGSRDLCVLAHGTGTVLNDETEAAVLSGTVPNARAVCAFKSRMGHLASACGAAELAVGLVCAETGQFPAIANLENPAWPDLPLLRRPMALRPKNLLLQSFGFGGQNACLGLKEFKAGKDAA; encoded by the coding sequence ATGGCCCGCCGGGTGGTCATCACGGCCAGCGGCTTCATCCTTCCCCTGGGTTCGACACCCGGAGAGGTCCTGGCCGCCCTGGACTCCCCCCACGGACCTTTCGAGCGATGGGCCGCCGACCGGCACGTGTCCGTCTGTCCCGTCGCCGGGTTCGACCTGCGCTCCTACGTGGGCCGCTGCAAGAACGCGCGCTACCTGACGCGCGGCCAGCAGCTGTGCCTGGCCGCGGCCGTGCGCGCGGTGTCCGAGGCGGACCTCGGGCCGCAGCACCTGGACAGCGCCGGACTCTTCCTGGGCCTGGGACCCAACCTCCAGGCCGTCCCGCGCGAGGACAAGGCCCTGTGGCTGCTGGACTGTCTGCCCAACACCCTGGCCGCGACCCTGGCCGAACAGCTGGGCCTGCACGGCGAGAACCTGACCATCATGACGGCCTGCGCGGGCTCCACCCAGGCCCTGGGCCAGGCGTTTCGGACCGTGGCCGCGGGCCTGGCCGACGTGGCCCTGGCCGGCGGCGGCGACTCGCGCCTGTCGGTCGAAGGGGTGCGCGCCTACCGCCAGGCCGGGGTTCTGGCCACGGATTTCGTCCGGCCCGAGGAGGCCTGCCGTCCCTTCGACCGCAACCGCTCGGGCTTTGCCATCGGCGAGGGTGCGGCCATGTTCGTCCTGGAGAGTCTTGATCACGCCACGGCGCGGGGTGCGAGAATCCTGGCCGAAGTTGTCGGCGCCTCGTCGTCCCTGGACGGAGGCAGCCTTACGGGCCCGGACCCAGCGGGCATGGCGGCCGCCAGGGCCGTACGGCTGTGCCTGGAAAAACTCGGCTCGCGGGACCTCTGCGTCCTGGCCCACGGCACGGGCACGGTCCTCAACGACGAGACCGAGGCCGCCGTCCTGTCCGGGACCGTTCCCAACGCCCGGGCCGTGTGCGCCTTCAAGTCCCGCATGGGGCACCTGGCCTCGGCCTGCGGGGCGGCGGAGTTGGCCGTGGGCCTGGTCTGCGCCGAGACCGGCCAATTTCCGGCCATCGCCAACCTCGAAAATCCGGCCTGGCCGGACCTCCCCCTGTTGCGCAGACCCATGGCCCTGCGGCCGAAAAACCTGCTCCTGCAGAGCTTCGGCTTCGGCGGGCAGAACGCCTGTCTGGGCCTCAAAGAATTCAAGGCCGGGAAGGATGCGGCATGA
- the uraA gene encoding uracil permease produces the protein MSRRIIQVEEKVPLLQGIPLSLQHLFAMFGASVLVPTLFKIDPAIVLLMNGIGTLIYLFLCKGKAPAFLGSSFAFLSPVFVVLGADAALWGGNYPYALGGFIVSGLIFCTVALIIGKFGSDWIKVVLPPATMGPIVALIGLELAGVATGMAGIMPDKTGAYDMNAIIVSMVTLLVVAFGSIVFKGFMAVIPVLIGIIVGYGVSIAMGMVNFDIISAAPVFAMPTIYTPAFDWDKILIIIPASLVVISEHIGHLVVTGNIVGRELTKDPGLHRSLLGDGISTTLSGFMGSVPVTTYGENIGVMAITRVYSVWVIGGAAVISICLAFVGKLSAFIQSIPTPVMGGICILLFGVIAASGIRMLVESKVDYSKPANLILTAIVLIVGLSGTAVSIGTVQLKGMALGTVVGMLMSIIFHLLETMGLTNQPADH, from the coding sequence ATGAGCAGAAGAATCATCCAGGTCGAGGAAAAGGTACCGTTACTCCAGGGCATCCCATTAAGTCTGCAGCACCTTTTCGCCATGTTCGGGGCCTCGGTGCTGGTCCCCACCCTATTCAAGATCGATCCTGCCATCGTGCTGCTCATGAATGGCATCGGCACGCTCATTTACCTCTTCCTGTGCAAGGGCAAGGCTCCGGCCTTCCTGGGTTCGAGCTTCGCCTTCCTGTCCCCGGTCTTTGTCGTCCTCGGTGCCGACGCTGCCCTGTGGGGGGGCAACTACCCCTACGCCCTGGGCGGGTTCATCGTTTCCGGTCTGATCTTCTGCACCGTGGCGCTCATTATCGGCAAGTTCGGCTCCGACTGGATCAAGGTCGTGCTGCCGCCGGCCACCATGGGCCCCATCGTGGCCCTCATCGGCCTTGAGCTGGCCGGCGTGGCCACGGGCATGGCCGGCATCATGCCCGACAAGACCGGCGCCTACGACATGAACGCCATCATCGTGTCCATGGTCACCCTGCTCGTCGTGGCCTTCGGCTCCATCGTCTTCAAAGGCTTCATGGCCGTCATCCCGGTCCTGATCGGCATCATCGTCGGCTACGGCGTGTCCATCGCCATGGGCATGGTCAACTTCGACATCATCTCGGCCGCCCCGGTCTTCGCCATGCCGACCATCTACACCCCCGCCTTCGACTGGGACAAGATCCTGATCATCATCCCGGCCTCCCTGGTAGTCATCTCCGAGCACATCGGCCACCTCGTGGTCACGGGCAACATCGTCGGCCGCGAACTGACCAAGGACCCCGGGCTGCACCGCTCGCTCCTGGGTGACGGCATCTCCACCACCCTGTCGGGCTTCATGGGTTCCGTGCCTGTCACGACCTACGGCGAAAACATCGGCGTCATGGCCATCACCCGCGTCTACTCCGTGTGGGTCATCGGCGGGGCGGCCGTCATCTCCATCTGCCTGGCCTTCGTCGGCAAGCTCTCGGCCTTCATCCAGTCCATCCCGACCCCGGTCATGGGCGGCATCTGCATCCTGCTCTTCGGCGTCATCGCCGCCTCGGGCATCCGCATGCTGGTGGAGTCCAAGGTCGACTACTCCAAGCCGGCCAACCTGATCCTTACCGCCATCGTCCTCATCGTCGGCCTGAGCGGAACGGCCGTGAGCATCGGCACGGTCCAGCTCAAGGGCATGGCCCTGGGCACCGTGGTCGGCATGCTCATGTCCATCATCTTCCACCTCCTCGAAACCATGGGCCTGACCAACCAGCCGGCCGACCACTAG
- a CDS encoding aminotransferase class I/II-fold pyridoxal phosphate-dependent enzyme, whose amino-acid sequence MHPLLSRLRADVEARKAAGLGRELLAVSEHRDAFAVVEGRELLDFSSNDFLGLAQDRAMAAHRAELCHLQGCGSGSSRLVTGTSSATVEAERALAAHFGYESCLILGSGFLANLTLLATIFNDKDTLALDKRAHASTMAGVRHSRAAFHTFRHNRLSHLEKILQTHPVQAVLTESLFSMDGDSPDFVTLKRLKDEFGFLCVVDEAHAFGVLGEGGRGLAQDVADVAVGTLGKAFGLFGAFILCPEAVRDHLVHFGQGFIYTTALPPWHGDMVAAMLERVAAADEARTQLKELGDEARRILGDLLPVRGAAHILALEVGDEARSVRLAEGLRSRGVLVFAARYPTVPLGQAILRVNLTSLHTRRHVETLRDALSATLREES is encoded by the coding sequence ATGCACCCGCTCCTGAGCAGACTGCGCGCCGACGTGGAAGCCCGCAAGGCAGCCGGCCTGGGCCGGGAACTCCTGGCCGTGTCCGAACACCGCGACGCCTTCGCAGTGGTGGAAGGACGAGAACTCCTGGACTTCTCCTCCAACGACTTCCTGGGACTGGCCCAGGACCGGGCCATGGCAGCGCATCGGGCCGAGCTGTGCCACCTGCAGGGCTGCGGCTCGGGCTCCTCGCGCCTGGTCACTGGCACCTCCTCGGCCACCGTGGAGGCCGAACGCGCCCTGGCCGCGCATTTCGGGTATGAATCCTGCCTGATCCTCGGCAGCGGCTTCCTGGCCAACCTGACGCTGCTGGCCACCATTTTCAACGACAAGGACACACTGGCCCTGGACAAGCGCGCCCACGCCAGCACCATGGCCGGCGTACGCCACAGCCGGGCCGCCTTTCACACCTTCCGGCACAACCGGCTGAGCCACTTGGAGAAGATACTGCAGACGCACCCGGTGCAGGCCGTGCTGACCGAGTCCCTGTTCAGCATGGACGGGGACTCCCCCGACTTCGTGACGCTCAAGCGGCTCAAGGATGAATTCGGATTCCTGTGCGTCGTGGACGAGGCCCATGCCTTCGGCGTCCTGGGCGAGGGCGGCCGCGGACTGGCGCAGGACGTGGCCGACGTGGCCGTGGGCACACTGGGCAAGGCCTTCGGGCTGTTCGGGGCCTTCATCCTCTGCCCGGAGGCGGTCCGCGACCATCTCGTCCATTTCGGCCAGGGATTCATCTACACCACCGCCCTGCCGCCCTGGCACGGGGACATGGTGGCGGCGATGCTGGAGCGCGTCGCGGCTGCCGATGAAGCGCGGACACAACTGAAAGAGCTTGGGGACGAGGCGCGCAGAATCCTGGGGGATCTTCTCCCGGTCCGCGGCGCGGCCCACATCCTGGCCCTGGAGGTCGGCGACGAAGCCCGCAGCGTCCGACTGGCAGAGGGCCTGCGCAGCCGGGGCGTGCTCGTCTTCGCGGCGCGCTACCCCACCGTGCCCCTGGGCCAGGCCATCCTGCGCGTCAACCTGACGAGCCTGCACACGAGGCGGCACGTCGAAACGCTGCGCGACGCCCTGTCCGCGACGCTGAGGGAGGAATCATGA
- a CDS encoding protein-L-isoaspartate(D-aspartate) O-methyltransferase, translating into MVREQIEARGITDERVLSVMRQVPRHLFVDEALQVQAYGDHPVPIGLGQTLSQPYIVALMTTLLVVRPQMRILEIGTGSGYQAAILAAMGAEVFTVERIKQLYMAARTRLLDMRYFNVRVKLDDGTLGWPELGPFDRIIVTAGGPEVPQPLLDQLTDPGIMVIPVGRAKREQRLLRIFKKEGRIHQEDHGSVAFVDLVGSHGWKV; encoded by the coding sequence ATGGTGCGGGAGCAGATCGAGGCTCGCGGGATCACGGACGAACGCGTGCTTTCGGTCATGCGTCAGGTCCCCAGGCACCTCTTCGTCGACGAGGCCCTGCAGGTCCAGGCCTACGGTGATCATCCCGTCCCCATCGGTTTGGGCCAGACCCTGTCCCAGCCCTACATCGTGGCCCTCATGACCACGCTTCTGGTGGTCCGCCCCCAGATGCGCATCCTCGAGATCGGCACCGGCTCTGGATACCAGGCGGCCATCCTGGCGGCCATGGGCGCCGAGGTCTTCACCGTGGAGCGCATCAAGCAGCTCTACATGGCGGCCCGCACCCGGCTCCTGGACATGCGGTACTTCAACGTCCGGGTCAAACTGGACGACGGCACCCTGGGCTGGCCGGAGCTCGGCCCCTTCGACCGCATCATCGTCACGGCGGGAGGGCCCGAAGTCCCGCAGCCCCTCCTGGACCAGTTGACGGATCCGGGCATCATGGTCATCCCCGTGGGGCGGGCCAAGCGGGAACAGCGCCTGCTGCGCATCTTCAAGAAGGAGGGCCGCATTCATCAGGAGGACCACGGCTCCGTGGCCTTCGTGGATCTCGTCGGCTCACACGGTTGGAAAGTCTGA
- the bioB gene encoding biotin synthase BioB: MLHPLVSTLLDRILQGGALTQDDGRALAALGREHTTGLLFAANAVMNARGRVSFTCSIINAKSGTCSQDCVFCAQSGHYRTGSPTHPLLPLEELVERGLAMHAAGASCYSIVTSGLRLAEDEIERVCACLRELRRRTDMTLSASLGLLTSEYVRRLVDAGLSRYHHNLETARSHFPAICTTHEYDQDIETVLLAKEHCLQVCSGGILGLGESWDQRIELAGTLAELGVDTVPLNFLNPIPGTPLQDVELLTPHDALKSVALFRLMLPEADITVAGGREKVLGDYQSWLPLAGANGMMIGNYLTTRGRGLDADTRMLEQGSWI; this comes from the coding sequence ATGCTTCACCCACTCGTCAGCACCCTTCTCGACCGCATCCTCCAGGGCGGCGCCCTGACGCAGGATGACGGCCGCGCCCTGGCCGCCCTCGGCCGGGAGCACACCACCGGCCTGCTCTTCGCCGCCAACGCGGTCATGAATGCCAGGGGGCGCGTGTCCTTCACCTGCTCCATCATCAACGCCAAGTCCGGGACCTGCTCCCAGGACTGCGTCTTCTGCGCCCAGAGCGGACACTACCGAACCGGCAGCCCAACGCACCCCCTTCTCCCGCTGGAGGAACTGGTCGAACGCGGTCTGGCAATGCACGCGGCCGGGGCCTCGTGCTACTCCATCGTGACCAGCGGACTGCGCCTGGCCGAGGACGAGATCGAACGCGTCTGCGCCTGTCTGCGGGAACTGAGGCGGCGCACGGACATGACCCTGAGCGCCTCCCTGGGGCTGCTGACGTCGGAGTACGTCCGGCGTCTGGTCGATGCGGGCCTGTCCCGCTACCACCACAATCTGGAGACGGCCCGTTCGCACTTCCCGGCCATCTGCACGACCCACGAGTACGACCAGGACATCGAAACCGTGCTGCTGGCCAAAGAACACTGCCTGCAGGTCTGCTCGGGCGGCATCCTTGGCCTTGGCGAGTCCTGGGACCAGCGCATCGAACTTGCCGGGACCCTGGCGGAACTCGGGGTCGACACGGTGCCGCTCAATTTCCTGAACCCCATACCGGGCACGCCCCTGCAGGACGTGGAGCTACTGACGCCCCACGATGCCCTCAAGTCCGTGGCGCTTTTCCGGCTGATGCTGCCGGAAGCCGACATCACCGTGGCCGGCGGGCGCGAGAAGGTCCTGGGCGACTACCAGTCCTGGCTGCCCCTGGCCGGGGCCAACGGCATGATGATCGGCAACTACCTGACCACCCGCGGCCGGGGCCTGGACGCCGACACGCGCATGCTGGAGCAGGGCTCATGGATCTGA